One Rosa chinensis cultivar Old Blush chromosome 5, RchiOBHm-V2, whole genome shotgun sequence genomic region harbors:
- the LOC112166081 gene encoding phosphatidylinositol/phosphatidylcholine transfer protein SFH13, translating to MSGLEGWGAQDEIRDRRSDFENSEEERRRSRICNLRKKAINASSKFTHSLKKRGKRKIDYRVPSVSIEDVRDAAEEIAVQELRQRLLDRDLLPARHDDYHTLLRFLKARDLNIDKTIQLWEEMLKWRKEFGTDTILEDFEFGELDEVLQYYPQGYHGVDKEGRPVYIERLGKAHPSRLMQITSIERYLKYHVQEFERALQEKFPACSIAAKRQICSTTTILDVQGLGMKNFTRTAANLLASMTKIDTNYYPETLHRMYIVNAGPGFKKMLWPAAQKFLDVKTIAKIQVLEPKSLCKLLEVIDSSQLPDFLGGSCTCSAEGGCLKSSKGPWNDIEIMKLLHNAEATFVREVTRVSNNQQIFDSYVQIRSLKASIAKSGSDIDDPCSSLGRRTSTLPALAAVDEEASDQGAYYTCDDHFPLVDKSITTNLGHDQDQSLDCRMNNGSREATLNSEDSSVSHQLDTVKDKIEKRNFPRVARLMISFLVRLIPFSHILRLEFWKRQNNNVYPSNLEESIPDTNSPAPEAVEEDHVLPCLQRLQQLEKIYEELSNKPATIPLEKDRMLMESLDRIKSVEYDLEQTKRVLHSAVVKQVEIANLLENLDESRFHRKRLFC from the exons ATGTCAG GCCTAGAAGGGTGGGGAGCGCAAGATGAAATTAGAGATCGAAGATCAGATTTTGAGAAttctgaagaagagagaagacgtTCAAGAATTTGCAACCTCAGGAAGAAGGCGATAAATGCTTCAAGTAAGTTCACCCATTCTCttaagaaaagaggaaaaagaaaaatcgaCTACAGGGTTCCATCGGTTTCTATAGAAGACGTACGGGATGCAGCAGAGGAGATTGCTGTCCAAGAATTGCGTCAAAGACTGCTTGACAGGGACTTGTTGCCTGCTAGGCATGATGACTACCATACTTTGTTGAG ATTTTTGAAAGCTAGAGACCTTAATATTGACAAAACAATTCAATTATGGGAAGAAATGCTTAAATGGAGAAAAGAATTCGGGACAGACACCATTTTGGAG GATTTTGAATTTGGAGAGCTCGATGAAGTATTGCAATATTACCCTCAAGGGTACCATGGTGTTGATAAAGAAGGGAGGCCTGTTTACATAGAGAGACTGGGAAAAGCCCATCCAAGTAGGCTTATGCAAATAACCAGCATAGAGCGATACCTAAAGTACCATGTCCAAGAATTTGAGAGGGCTTTACAGGAAAAATTCCCTGCTTGTTCAATTGCTGCAAAGAGACAGATATGTTCTACAACAACTATTCTGGATGTGCAAGGCTTG GGCATGAAAAATTTCACGCGCACTGCTGCAAATCTCCTGGCTTCCATGACAAAGATAGACACCAATTACTATCCTGAG ACATTACACCGGATGTACATTGTGAATGCTGGTCCTGGCTTTAAGAAGATGCTTTGGCCGGCCGCACAGAAATTTCTTGATGTAAAGACAATTGCTAAAATACAG GTGCTGGAACCCAAATCCTTGTGTAAATTACTGGAGGTGATTGATTCAAG TCAGTTGCCAGACTTCCTGGGTGGATCATGTACATGCTCTGCCGAAGGAGGCTGTCTCAAGTCTAGTAAAGGTCCATGGAATGATATCGAGATAATGAAG CTTCTGCATAATGCTGAAGCAACATTTGTGAGGGAAGTAACCAGGGTGTCTAACAACCAGCAGATATTTGACTCGTATGTTCAGATACGGTCACTGAAG GCATCAATCGCCAAATCAGGGTCAGATATTGATGATCCTTGTTCATCACTAGGACGAAGGACTTCTACACTTCCTGCTTTGGCTGCAGTAGATGAAGAA GCATCTGACCAAGGTGCTTACTACACTTGTGAcgatcattttcctctggttgaTAAATCCATCACAACTAATCTGGGACATGATCAGGATCAATCACTTGATTGTCGTATGAACAATGGTTCTCGTGAGGCAACATTAAATTCAGAAG ATAGTTCAGTCAGCCATCAACTTGACACtgttaaggataaaattgagaAGAGAAATTTCCCTCGTGTGGCGAGATTGATGATATCTTTCCTAGTCAGGCTAATACCATTTTCTCATATTTTAAGATTGGAATTTTGGAAAAGGCAGAACAACAATGTTTACCCATCTAATTTGGAGGAAAGCATCCCGGATACTAATTCACCGGCACCTGAAGCTGTGGAAGAAGACCATGTCCTTCCATGTTTACAGCGTCTTCAACAACTAGAAAAAATATACGAGGAACTCAGCAACAAGCCTGCTACCATTCCTTTAGAAAAGGATCGAATGCTTATGGAATCATTGGACAGGATTAAGTCCGTTGAATATGATCTTGAGCAAACAAAAAGA GTGTTGCATTCTGCAGTGGTAAAGCAAGTTGAGATTGCTAATTTGCTGGAGAATCTAGACGAGTCCAGATTTCAT CGAAAGAGACTGTTCTGTTGA